The genomic DNA GATTTGTCAAAATTTCCTGTATGTGGTAATAGTATTGTTACAGGTAAATGCAAAAACCATGTGAACATAAATAGGAAATATGCATTAAGAAGAATTTTGTTTTTTTTCATCAACTGTTTTTTGTAATAAAGCAAAAATAGGCTGTATACAGTTATCAATGCTGATAAAAAGAAATTTGTCCATTGAATTGAAACAAGTACTATTTTGGGAGCATCAGGAATATATGAAAACCATTTGAACATATCAATTATAAAAAAATGCAAAATACCAACAAGTAAGGTAATACATAGAGCTGTAGTAATTAATATGTTAATAAGTTGATCTTTTGATATCATAATTTTTTCATTATAATATAAAAATATTAAAACTCTATTTTATAAGACAGTCCCAGCATCTATTATGCTTTTTGCCAATAACTTATAAAAGAGATTGCGAAACAAACCATGGGAATTATAAACATAATAAGCAAATAGTATCTTAAATAAGGAATCATTAGTCCTTGCGGGATAAATATCTGATAGGTTAACCTAGCTGTCCATAAAACAACTAGTAATAAACAAATTAACCTCATAACTGGAGTGTTAGTTCTGAATAAATGATAGGAACATAAGGATAGGACGCCGAACAAAATAAGTGAAAGTGAAAGGAAAAAATTGGTTGCTGTAATTGCATTTTTTAATTCTAATGGAGTATCTGGAATATAATAAAACCATTTATGTATGCTTGGTACAAATAAATGCCAAATACCAAAACAAAGTGTAATGACACCGCCAGAAATGAAACAGATTCTTTGAAAAAGAGTTTCCATAATGATTAGGTTTATATTAAGTTGATAAATAGAAATATACAGCAGATTGTAATTAGCGAAAGAAGCACTGGTAATAGTTTGTATTTAAAACTTTTAAAATATCTAGTTTGTGGTGTATATGTTAACCAAAGAAACAGTTTAATTGATAATATTATGGCAAATAAAGTAATAAAAAATATGTAATAGCCAAAATATTGTTCTTTATAAAATGAATAATAATAGATATTAAAAAATAAATGAAAGATTGGAAAGCCAGTATAAAAGAAAATAATAAAAGCCTCAGAAAGCACATTTAACTCACGTTTAGAAAGCCACATTTTCCAATTCATTGCAAACGGAGCATAAAAATGCCACAGTATTAAAGGTATTAAACAAAGAATACAAATTAGCATTAATATATTCTCAAATGAAGTAGATGTCCAGTTTGGTACATGAAATGAAATAAGATCTATTTTGTATTTATAAATTTTGTAGAGATACAAGAGAGAGAGAAGCATTGACACAATGTTCATACAAGCAAGCCAACCAATGATTTTTCTTTTTTTAATAAAGAAAAAATTTATTGCCCAGGCACTTCCATACAATCCATTTATTATGGCAAAGGGAAGAAAAAAGATAAGGTTAAACCGAATTACATTTTGCTCTTGTGCCAATAGCAATAAAATATAGGCAGCCATATAAAAATAGTAGAGCCCAGAAATTATTGATGATGTGCGGGATGCAAAAAAAATAATAATATTCGGAATTTTTTGTATTTCAAATGTTTTAACAGGCCTACAATACAGTATTCCCGTTAAGGCAGTGATTAAAAATAAAACGCATAAAATAAATGAATCCATTTCTTCTCTTATTAAAAGTGATAAATTTTTCTATCCAATTGGATTAATACATCTTTTACATATAAAATTATCTTCAGACTCGTCTATTCCACAACCTTTACGTATCATTTGTACAAATTCTGGTGACTTAAATATATTTTCGACATCAATTTTATTTTCTGGCAAGGGAATTACTGTTTCCCTATTATAATCCATACAGCATAAAATTGGTTCGCCGGAATACAAGAAATGCACCCATCTGTCGAACCTATTACAGTAAAAATCTTGTAAAGAAGATCTAAATATTTTATTAAAACTTAAATTCTTTTCCTTGAGTTGTATTTGGCCTGCTCTGTCGTGGTAATTAAAAAAGCGTATTTTGGGTTTTTTACTATAATCTTTGAGTTGTTCTTCCCAGAAGCTATAATATTCTTCCTCTTTAAACCAAGTTTTTAATGTGCCATTCAAAATAGGTTCACCCGAACCATTGATCATAAGATAGATTGGAAGATCTTGCGATAGTTCCACCAATTTTCTAATATTTTCCATTGTTTGATCGTAATCCAACCCCATAATTTCTTGGTAAGTTTCTTTATTTATTCCATGAAAACTTATCCAAAAAACATGTTTTATCTTAGGAAACAGATTTTCTATATGCGTGAGCATTTCATCTGTTAGAATGGAGAGGTTTGTTGAAAACTCAACCCACATCGGTTTTAATTCCTCAACCATATACTCAAGACGTTGAAAAATCTTTTTATCTAATAAGGGTTCATTTTCAAGATACGGGCACAATTTTAGAATTTTATAGTTTTTGAGCCCTTGTACTATTTTTTTAAATGTTTCATCATCCATATGTCCTGGGTTCTTGTGATGCCAAGAACCCACGTATGGGCAAAAAGCACACTTACCATTGCATGCCGATGTGGTTTGAATTTGAACATTCACTGGATGAGGTCCAATAATATCTCCCCCCTTAGAAATTCTAGAAACAAGATCTACATAATTATTATCTAATTTTTGTTTACTACCTAAATCATTAAATAGTAAGTTTATTTTACTTATATCGGAAGGTTTCACGAGTAGTGGCTTTAAGAGATAAAATATTTATACTTCAGTTTTTTTAAGGACAATAGAAGAACAATTGCCCGCAAAACCAAAAGAATTTGACATTGCATAATCAACGTTACATTCTAATGATTTTTGAGGAACAAAATTATATTCAGACATTAGTTCATGGCTTTCTTCTAAATTAAGGGTAGGAGGCAAAAAGCTGTGTTTTATTGCCATTAAACATGCAGCAAACTCAATAGCTCCAGCTGCTCCCAGGGCGTGTCCCATTGCGGCTTTGGTGGAACTTATTTTTGGTTTATTTTGTACATTTTTAAAGACCTCTTTTATGGCCACACCTTCCATCAAATCGTTGAATTTTGTACCAGTACCGTGAGCATTAATATAATCAATTTTTTCTGGTGCAACTTGACTTTCTTTCAATGCTTTGCTTATTGCTCTAATTGCACCTCCGGCATTTGGATCTGGTTGTGTTTCATGAAAGGCATCGTTGCTAAGTCCATAACCACAGACTTCGGCATATATTTTTGCGCCACGTTTTTTTGCTGATTCATAATTTTCAAAAATAAATACTGCTGCTGCTTCTCCAAGTACTAGGCCTGTTCGGTTGACATCGAATGGTGCACATTTGGTTTGAGTTAGGTTCATCATGGAGCTAAAGCCGCTATAACTAAGTAGATTAACTACATCTACTCCACCTGTTACCATAATTTCACATTCATTGTTTGCTATTTTGTCATAAGCATAGCCAATGCTATTTGTTCCTGAGGCGCAAGCTGTATCAACTGTAAAAGAAGGTCCTGTGAAATTATATTTTTCTGCCAGGTATGCAGTTGGTACGTTGTGAGGAATAAACAGTAGATTATTCAATTGCTCTTTTTTATTCTCTCCATTTATTCCTGAATCTTTTCCAATTATATATTTTTCAAGAAAATCGACGCAGCCAAGGGAAGTTGCGAAGGAGACACCATAATTGTAGGCAGTATCAGGTTCTAAATGAAGTTTAGAATCGTTGATAGCCAAATTTGATGCATGCTCCAATAAGAATAGACACCTGTCGTGCTCTGGATTATTCTTTTTATCTTCCTTTAGAGGATCAAAATCAATCATTCCTGCATTATCCGTCCTGTAGCCTTCTGTACTAAAAATAGTAATCTTTTTAATACCATCATTACCGTTTTTAAGGCTTGCCAAAAATTCGTCATTATTGTTAGCAATTGCGCATATAACGCCCATTCCGGTTATTGCTACTTTATTTTTATTATTCATATTATCGTTCACTTTTGTTTTATTAAAATTGATAAGTTACTCCTCCTCCGTCAATTACAATAGTTTGACCATTTATGAATTGTGCTTCATCTGAAGTCAAATAAACAATGTTATCTGCAATTTCCTTTGGAGTTCCAAGTCGTTTAGAGGTAGTATTTACTACCATGGATTTTAATGTTTTTTCGTCTATTGGTTTTAACATATCTGTGTCAATTAAGCCAGGCGCTACCACATTTACTCTTATGCCAGCGGGTGCTAATTCTTTTGATAATGTACGAGTAAAACCAATTAGTGCAGCTTTTGATGCGGCATATATCGCTTGGGCCGGACCTAAGGGGCGAATTGCCATAAATGAACTGACATTTATTATTGAATTTCCCTTCTTTTTCATCAAATAAGGGATGCAGGTTTTTGACAAATTAAAAGCACCGTAAAGATTTGTTTCAAACATATCTTCCCAATCCTGCTTTTGCATGCCAGCAAAAGCACCAACTTTTAAGATCCCTGCATTATTGACTAGAACATTTATGGTTTGTTTTTTTTCAAATATATCGCGCACCATTTCACTAACTTCGGATAGGATTCGCACATCGCATTTATATTTTAAACAGGACACACCTGTTTTAATAACCTCCGACTCAACTTCCTGTGCCTTTTCATCACTCGTTCTATAACAGAAAGCAATGTCATAACCTTTTTGAGCAAACTTTAGACATAGCTCTCTTCCAATGCCCCGCGAACCACCAGTTATAAGTGCCAGTTTGGTTTCCATACGAATAAATGTTAAACTTTAGCTTTAGATAATAAGATTGAAGAAACACCACCTTTATAAAAATATGAGTTTATTAAAACTTTCGAATCAGGCAACATTATATTTTTAGATGCTATTTCATTTAATTCAGGTTTGGTGTCTTGAATTAATAAGCAAGATATTATTGTATTTACAGCAGAGATGGCTCCAAAAGGTAAAATAAATTTATTTCGGATATTATCATCAGGGTACATCACCTTACAGGTCAATTCCTCAAAACATTCCTTTTCTAAAGTTTTTAAATCGGCATCGACAAGTATTTCTTGAACTGAGGATGACAATAGGGCTGTATTAGATGCAGTTCCATTAATTACATCTTTTATAATTCTTTTAACTACTTGTTTGTTGACATCCCTTTTTTGCTGATAATTCTGGAGTAATAGATTCCCAGTTTTTGAATTATCAATTTCAGCGTATATAAATGCACCTCTTCTTAATGCATTTTGTTTTTCTTCAAGAACAACAACAAAGCCTCCTTCAATGGATGGTGTATCCTGATTTGTGGTTTCGTTTTGGTATAATGATATATGTTCTGTTACATCATCAATGCCTCCTGCAAGCACAATGTCTGCTTTCCCGTCAAGTATTAAATTATAAGCATAATTTATTGGACAGGTGCCAACTAGCATGCTGCTAACTCCCTTTAAGTCCAATTGCTTTGCAATTCTACCTACTACAGCATTTGTAACTGTAGATGGGAATAATAATGGTGAGGTTCCTGCCACCCCGCTTTTTAGCACATTTTTATAGTAATCATATGTTCGGTTAAAAGGGCCCCATACAGTAGAAAAAATACCGCCAATTTCAACATCCTTTAAGGAGGAGAGATTTGCATCATCATAAGCAAATTTTGAGGAGAGTATTCCATATTTGGATAAAGAATCCATTCGGCGAATAATATTTGCCCCAAAATAGTCTGAAGCAATGTTGTTTAATTCTTTTTCATCAATTTTTGCAACACCATTTTTTGATGCACTAATAAAATTCTTTGTTCCAATTCCTATTGAAGATGCAATTCCGATACCTGTAATAACTACTTTTTTTGTTTCCATTATAATTATGTTTTAATAAATTTAAAAACCCGAGTGAAATATGATTAAAAAAAACATTCGATTTAGATTGATATTTTTTTTGTAAGAAATAAAAAGACAGAATAGAAATATCAGTTTTGAACCTAGATAGAATGAACTTTTTCTTTTGCAAAATCAAACTTATTAACATATGATTCTGCTGTATCACAGTAAAAAGCTTCAGCAAAGTTTATTCCCGGGAATGGGTAAAAAACAGATCTATATTGATTGAGGCCTATGCACATTCTATCATAATTAAGATACTTAAGTTGGGATTTATGCTCCCTTATAGCCATCAATTTAAGCTCCATTTCTTGTGTAATATTTATTATTATTGATGGCATAATCATTGGAGACCATACCTCATAGGCCGCTACATTTGATGAAAATCCATTCAAAACACAATTTTTAAATAAATAATTGGTCTTGATATGATCGTTATGTGAGTCCGAATAAAACGGCAATAAAACGAGATCCGGCTTTTCACTATTTAATATTGACAAAATATCACTTGTGTCATAGTGCCATTGTTCATCACTACTATCATCGTTATTTAGGTAATAAGAATTTTGAATGCCAAGAATTTTCGAAGACCTTTTTGCTTCCTCAACTCGAATTTTATTAAGCTCGCTTGCTGGAATTCTATTGAAGAGATCCTTATTGCTTAATGTTGTATATACAACGCTTACTGGAATATTATTTTTGGCATACTTATAAATAGTCCCTCCACATCCAATTATTTCATCGTCCATGTGAGGTGCCAAAACAAGCACCCTTTTTGCAGGTATAAGTGTCTGAAGGTTAGGTCTACCGGCAAGATTCATGTTTTTTATTGTTTTATTCAGATATTATTATAAAGATCTTTTGTGAGCAAATGGAATAATTATCTAATAATATAGTTATTAACATTAATGCTCTGTAAATGATATATTTAATAAAACCATTGTTCCCTTTACGAGAGAAACCTTAATCAATAAAGTGAATAATGGATTTGTTACTTAATTGACAATGATTTTATTTGCTTTGAAAAAAGTCTGTTTTATATAAGTCACAGCATCTTCGGCAAATGGGGAATAACGCTGTGTCTAATTTTTCTCTAAAATCAAGGAATTTTTGATTATTCCAAATATCAAAAACACCTTGTTGGTTGATATTTCCAATTGTATAATCTGGAAAACAGGAGCAAGGTACAATATCACCGTTAGATTCAACCCAAATAGAATTTTCAATGTTTTTGCATTTATTAATTCCTATTCGATTCGGATTTGAATAATATTCCCTAACTTTTTCATCTGTATTAACTGGATATGGAAAGAATCGAATGTTAGGATCATTTTCTTTTTTAATTGTATTAATTTGTGATAATAATACATTCATGTCAGTTTTATCCTGATTTTCGGGATAGTAATCGATTGAAGTCGATTTTGCATTAAATAATTTATTGAGCATTTGTTTGTAGCCATCTTTTTCTTTTTCAGAAAAAAACATCATAAATTGAAACTCAAGAAATTCTGCTTTTAATTCTTTCTTTAATGCAACAAGGTCGGTAAGTTTATTGTAATTATTTTCGTTTATAACACAATTAATTGTAAGAATTGGCCTTCGTGTTTTAATCTTTTGAAGTTCTTTTATTGCACTAATAAGTTTGGAGAACGCTTTATTATTTCCTCGGACGGTATTATGAGTTTCTTCCAAACCATCAATTGATATAATAAGCATATCAACTTTATTGTCCAGAATAGCCTTTATGTTATCATTTAAAAGATAGCCATTGGTATTAATAATTGTAAAAAAATTCTTTGACTTTAAGTATTGTATGATTTCCCAAATATTGGGATGAAGAAGAGGCTCTCCTCCCCAGAGATATACTGGTGGTCTTCCAAAAATAGATATAGAATCAACAATTTTTTTAATAGAATCAACAGATAAATAGTGTATGGCTGATTTATCGCGTTGCCAACACATGCTACATTTTAAATTGCAGTTGTTTGTAAGCGAAAGCCCTATCATTCTACTTGGGTAGGAGGCAATATATTTATCTGCTTCGAATCCAGTTTTATTATATGTCCAAGACCCTAAAATGCCATTCTCATTATCTTTTGAAAATTCAATTTCAATTTTTGATTTTTCTGGTAATAGTTCTTCTTTTAGTTGGATTGTTAAACTAAAGGTATTGTTATTAAATTCTGTAATTTTTTTTGTTTCGGATAAACTTCCATTATTACTAAATTTATAAAGCAATTGTATATCATTTAATTGCCTTCTATTATTAATAATGAAATTGAAAATAACACTATCATTGCCAATTACAGTATTATTCAGCGTTATCATAATTTCCCCGATTTTAAGTTTATATAGTCAAAGGGTTGAAATTTAAACTGATTTGGGTGTTTTTCAGCCTCAAAAAGTTTTCCTGCCATTTTGTAGCTAAATTCTTCTAAACTAGCACCACCGCTGGTAAAATTTATATAACCTAATATTTCTTCGTTTCCTGGATATTTTTTTTGCAAGTATTTAAGATTTCGTGCTGTATCCGATAACATTTGGTTTCTGTTTTTCTCAACATCGAGGTGGTAATTAATGATGTGAGGACAATATTTGAATTCGTACTTGTTTTTATAAATACGGTATCCCAATTCGATATCTTCGGGTCCCCATCTATAAAAATTAGCATCGAATCCCCTTGCATTGACCAAATTTTCTTTACTTATTGAAGAATTTCCTCCTGTAAAGCAAATCCATGCGATGTTATTCAGAGTTTTATCAAATACTCGTTCCACCATATCCAGATACAAATCTTTTTTTATGTATGTTTTAATACTTTGCATACCCGATTCGAAATTTGCATAAATTGGATTGGTAACAATTTTAAAATCTTCCACATTTATTCTGTAAATTCTTCCGAGAATAACGCAATTACTATCCTGTTCATGCTCTTTTAAATGATATTCAAGAAAATCAGGAATTGCAATCAGATCGTCATCAATAAAAACTATAATACTGCCATTAGACATTTCTATACCTTTGTTACGGGCAAACGCTTGGCCTTTGTTTTCCTGATGATGAACCTGAACATTAAAATTAAACTTGGTGCTATCAAGAAATTCTTTAGTTCCATCATTTGAACCATCATTAATTACTATTACTTCAAATAAGGATTTATCAAGATTTTGATAACCCAGACAGAACATGGTGATCATCAATCGATCAAGTTTATTAAATGTTGAAATAATTACTGAGATTTTGGGTTTCATACTTAAATTTATTTTCTAAAAACATGAATAAATACTCCTTGGCACAGAAGGTGATTATTAGTAAAAATTGTTGACTTTGTTTTATACATATCAGTTGTATTGATAAGCATTTCATTCTTGATGCTCAAATTATCATAAGGTGTATAGCTATTGTTTATTTCAAAACCCTGAACCCCTGCTAAAAATCCTCTTCTTTCTGCCAGATCAAAAGACAAACGTAGTAGCACCTCTGATAACTGTCCCATTAATTCAATAATGACGAATAGTGGTAATGTTCCTGTTTCTGTTAGATAATAAGGACAAGTTTGTGTAATATTTTTTATTCCATGAATGCTTTTGCCCTTTTCAAAGTCTAATACCTTATCAACAAAAATGAAAGGGTATCTTTGATTGATAATCTTGTAAATGTTAAAATTTTTAATTTCCAACGGATAATCAATTGAGTTTTGATTAGGATTAACTGTAAATTCCATGATTTTTTAGGATAGCATTATACCTCCTAGTATATTTAAAGCCTTCTCTTCAATTTCAATAATGGCTTCACAATGTTTGCATGCCTTTTCTAGTTTTTTACTTATATCTTGCGTGTAATTTTTCTCAATATCTAAAATTGAATTATACAAAGATTCCCATTCCAGTTGCGACTTATTGAAGTCTTCTATAACACTATTAATTTCGTTGGTCTTAAGAATTTCTTTTGATTGTATGAGAAAATCAATAAACAAGCCTCTATTTGCAACTGAAGAGTTATCATTTCTTTTAATTACTGATTTAATATGCACAATAAAACTTTGAAATTCCTCTGTTGGATATTTATTTATATTTTTCAGAAATGAAATGAATGCTTTTAAACCAGCCAAACCTCTCGTATTTCCTGGAGTATAAAGCATAGATTGTACGTTTTTAACGATAGCCCATTTTATGCACTTTTCTAATGGAAATATTTTTTCAGGTAAAGCAATATCAAACCAAAAGTTACTAAGAGAAGCGTTTGTTTTAGAAAAATCGCATGCTTTAATTAGTTCTTTAGCTCCAATACTTACATGTTTATTGGAATAGTAATCGTATGCATTAAATGAATTCTTCTCATTATTGCAACTATAAAGTAGAATAGGGAGATGTTCATAATATGAATCAAAAGCCTTCAAATTAAAGGTTACAATTGGTTGAGATTTCAATAATAAATCACCGATATATTGCAAAAAAAGTTCAGGATCAGGTTCTGTTTTATACCATGCTTTAATATTCAAGTGAGCAAGTAAGTCTTTGAAAAATATATTATTAACTGTACTAATTCTAAAGGTGGATTCATTAGTTTGCTCAAAGTTAAATGATAATCCACAACCAAGACCAAAGATCATTGATTCTGATAGTTCTATTTTATCAATGTCTGGCACTAGTTTTAAATAGTAACTTGTATAATCATATATTGCTCCAATATCAGGACATGAATATGAACCAATAAGGCATTTTTCTATTTTATTTAAATTATTCATATCATTTAGCATCTATTGTATTTCTTTGTATAATAGAGAAATGTTTCTTTCTTCCTCATCAATAATGTTTTGTAGTAATTTTTTTGTGTCTGAATCATTTACAAAATCAAAATTTTCAGCTAAGACCTTTGCTCCAATTATGTCCATAAGTAATGTCCACTTTTCAGACAATCCCAAATAATTAGCGCCTATTGAATTAAAAGTTTTGTTGCCATTTATCTTGGCTGATTCTTGTAGGAATTTTCCAAAAGGAAATCGATATGCTCCCCATCTGTTTGCAAACCCGCGTGATAGCATTGAGGATACAAAAAAGGTCTTTTTTAACATATCCTTATCCGGGATTATATCTGACATGGTTTCCAAATCGCTAAAAAACTGTTTTATGCCTTTTAGACCTTGGCTATACTTTCGCCCATCAGTATCCTGTGTATACATATTGTTATCCATCATACGCAAGCAGCATTTGGTTATTCCTTTAGTTATGAGATAATCAATTGGTAAAGATTTTTCGGGAACATCAAAAACAACCGTTTCATTAAATACTGGAGGACAAGCTTTCTCCTCACTTCGTAGTTTCTTTAAGAGGGAGATTGGTATTTCAATTGGTGCTAAAAAAATGGTATAAATTATTATTGCTGATTCCTTAATATCATCATATCCGATTACTAGGTTTTTTGAGCCAGAAGTGATAAAATCTATAAATTCAGGAACTTGTATTTGATCAAATAGATTCTTAAGAAAAGGCATGTCATTTAAGGGGCCAATTTCTTTCTTATATAGGAATAGATCTACAACATCTATTAAAACAGGCTGTTTGTTATCAATAAATTTTTTTGTTTGCTCCCAAGCTACATCTTTATTTGTGAACCGGTAGACATGCGGCGTGATATTAAATTCATGACAAATATCTACATAGGTAACGTTTGAGCCCATAATAACCCAAAAAGGTAGTTTTACCGGAGGATTATTGCATTTAACTGTGACATTAACTGGTATGTAATTAAAATTTATTCCACCCCCAATTCCAAAACACATATAGGGCGATATATTTGTTCCATAATAATGTAATACGTCTCTAATTGATGTTACATGACAGTCAAACCAAGCTTGGTGAGTTTTATATAACGAATCAAGCACAAATCTTTTCGGTTCCATTTTATATTTATAAATAACAAAATTTATATTAATTGTTTGTTTTTAATTTTCCAACTATATAATGATATGATTGAAAATAGGCAAATCCAGAAAACTATTAGGGCAAATTGCCCCACATACGATCCAAAAGAATCATTATAAATCATAATGGAACGTAGTAAGTTAACAGTTGGTGTTATTGGAATAATTAATGATAGTTTACTAAATATTGGAGAACTATCAACAGGGAAAAACGCCCCGCTGAAAAATAACATTGGCATGCTTATGTAATTCGAAAGACTCACAGCACTACTAAAAGAGTTTGAAATACTAAAGATCAAAAATCCCATTAGTGTTGCTAAAATAGTAGTCAAGAATAGCATTAAGCATAAAGAGTAAATATTTATATCTGCTAGCCCCGTTTTAAATAAAAACTTATTTACCACGAAAATAAGTAATACCTGTAGAATAATTAATAAAAACCTGCTTAGTAGATAACTTGTTAAAAATGTATCAATACGTATTGGGGTTATAAATAGTCGC from Bacteroidales bacterium includes the following:
- a CDS encoding radical SAM protein, giving the protein MKPSDISKINLLFNDLGSKQKLDNNYVDLVSRISKGGDIIGPHPVNVQIQTTSACNGKCAFCPYVGSWHHKNPGHMDDETFKKIVQGLKNYKILKLCPYLENEPLLDKKIFQRLEYMVEELKPMWVEFSTNLSILTDEMLTHIENLFPKIKHVFWISFHGINKETYQEIMGLDYDQTMENIRKLVELSQDLPIYLMINGSGEPILNGTLKTWFKEEEYYSFWEEQLKDYSKKPKIRFFNYHDRAGQIQLKEKNLSFNKIFRSSLQDFYCNRFDRWVHFLYSGEPILCCMDYNRETVIPLPENKIDVENIFKSPEFVQMIRKGCGIDESEDNFICKRCINPIG
- a CDS encoding beta-ketoacyl-[acyl-carrier-protein] synthase family protein, yielding MNNKNKVAITGMGVICAIANNNDEFLASLKNGNDGIKKITIFSTEGYRTDNAGMIDFDPLKEDKKNNPEHDRCLFLLEHASNLAINDSKLHLEPDTAYNYGVSFATSLGCVDFLEKYIIGKDSGINGENKKEQLNNLLFIPHNVPTAYLAEKYNFTGPSFTVDTACASGTNSIGYAYDKIANNECEIMVTGGVDVVNLLSYSGFSSMMNLTQTKCAPFDVNRTGLVLGEAAAVFIFENYESAKKRGAKIYAEVCGYGLSNDAFHETQPDPNAGGAIRAISKALKESQVAPEKIDYINAHGTGTKFNDLMEGVAIKEVFKNVQNKPKISSTKAAMGHALGAAGAIEFAACLMAIKHSFLPPTLNLEESHELMSEYNFVPQKSLECNVDYAMSNSFGFAGNCSSIVLKKTEV
- a CDS encoding 3-oxoacyl-ACP reductase FabG, whose translation is METKLALITGGSRGIGRELCLKFAQKGYDIAFCYRTSDEKAQEVESEVIKTGVSCLKYKCDVRILSEVSEMVRDIFEKKQTINVLVNNAGILKVGAFAGMQKQDWEDMFETNLYGAFNLSKTCIPYLMKKKGNSIINVSSFMAIRPLGPAQAIYAASKAALIGFTRTLSKELAPAGIRVNVVAPGLIDTDMLKPIDEKTLKSMVVNTTSKRLGTPKEIADNIVYLTSDEAQFINGQTIVIDGGGVTYQF
- a CDS encoding radical SAM protein; translated protein: MITLNNTVIGNDSVIFNFIINNRRQLNDIQLLYKFSNNGSLSETKKITEFNNNTFSLTIQLKEELLPEKSKIEIEFSKDNENGILGSWTYNKTGFEADKYIASYPSRMIGLSLTNNCNLKCSMCWQRDKSAIHYLSVDSIKKIVDSISIFGRPPVYLWGGEPLLHPNIWEIIQYLKSKNFFTIINTNGYLLNDNIKAILDNKVDMLIISIDGLEETHNTVRGNNKAFSKLISAIKELQKIKTRRPILTINCVINENNYNKLTDLVALKKELKAEFLEFQFMMFFSEKEKDGYKQMLNKLFNAKSTSIDYYPENQDKTDMNVLLSQINTIKKENDPNIRFFPYPVNTDEKVREYYSNPNRIGINKCKNIENSIWVESNGDIVPCSCFPDYTIGNINQQGVFDIWNNQKFLDFREKLDTALFPICRRCCDLYKTDFFQSK
- a CDS encoding glycosyltransferase family 2 protein; this encodes MKPKISVIISTFNKLDRLMITMFCLGYQNLDKSLFEVIVINDGSNDGTKEFLDSTKFNFNVQVHHQENKGQAFARNKGIEMSNGSIIVFIDDDLIAIPDFLEYHLKEHEQDSNCVILGRIYRINVEDFKIVTNPIYANFESGMQSIKTYIKKDLYLDMVERVFDKTLNNIAWICFTGGNSSISKENLVNARGFDANFYRWGPEDIELGYRIYKNKYEFKYCPHIINYHLDVEKNRNQMLSDTARNLKYLQKKYPGNEEILGYINFTSGGASLEEFSYKMAGKLFEAEKHPNQFKFQPFDYINLKSGKL
- a CDS encoding DUF4872 domain-containing protein; the encoded protein is MNNLNKIEKCLIGSYSCPDIGAIYDYTSYYLKLVPDIDKIELSESMIFGLGCGLSFNFEQTNESTFRISTVNNIFFKDLLAHLNIKAWYKTEPDPELFLQYIGDLLLKSQPIVTFNLKAFDSYYEHLPILLYSCNNEKNSFNAYDYYSNKHVSIGAKELIKACDFSKTNASLSNFWFDIALPEKIFPLEKCIKWAIVKNVQSMLYTPGNTRGLAGLKAFISFLKNINKYPTEEFQSFIVHIKSVIKRNDNSSVANRGLFIDFLIQSKEILKTNEINSVIEDFNKSQLEWESLYNSILDIEKNYTQDISKKLEKACKHCEAIIEIEEKALNILGGIMLS
- a CDS encoding DUF4872 domain-containing protein, with translation MEPKRFVLDSLYKTHQAWFDCHVTSIRDVLHYYGTNISPYMCFGIGGGINFNYIPVNVTVKCNNPPVKLPFWVIMGSNVTYVDICHEFNITPHVYRFTNKDVAWEQTKKFIDNKQPVLIDVVDLFLYKKEIGPLNDMPFLKNLFDQIQVPEFIDFITSGSKNLVIGYDDIKESAIIIYTIFLAPIEIPISLLKKLRSEEKACPPVFNETVVFDVPEKSLPIDYLITKGITKCCLRMMDNNMYTQDTDGRKYSQGLKGIKQFFSDLETMSDIIPDKDMLKKTFFVSSMLSRGFANRWGAYRFPFGKFLQESAKINGNKTFNSIGANYLGLSEKWTLLMDIIGAKVLAENFDFVNDSDTKKLLQNIIDEEERNISLLYKEIQ